One Micromonospora craniellae genomic region harbors:
- a CDS encoding lytic polysaccharide monooxygenase, giving the protein MRRKITYPLVALGMVASTLAVSSPAQAHGYVSNPPSRQALCAAGTVTDCGPIQFEPQSVEAPKGSQRCDGGVAQWSVLSDESRDWPARNVGSSVTLTWVLTARHRTADWQYFIDGNLVAEIDEGNAQPDATVSHTIDLSNFPGRQRLLAVWNIGDTPMAFYNCVDLIVGGGGAAPAPRPTTAAPTAAPTTAAPTSAPTRPGTAPTTAAPTSAAPPPAVGGDAWAAGVSYRTGDVVTFEGRRYECRQGHTAINSWEPSIYTLALWLPL; this is encoded by the coding sequence ATGCGCAGGAAGATCACCTATCCACTGGTGGCCCTCGGCATGGTCGCCTCGACCCTGGCGGTCTCCTCGCCCGCCCAGGCCCACGGATACGTGTCCAACCCACCCAGCCGACAGGCCCTGTGCGCGGCCGGGACGGTCACCGACTGCGGCCCGATCCAGTTCGAGCCGCAGAGCGTCGAGGCGCCCAAGGGGTCTCAGCGGTGCGACGGCGGAGTGGCCCAGTGGTCCGTACTCTCCGACGAGTCCCGCGACTGGCCGGCCCGGAACGTGGGCAGTTCGGTGACGCTCACCTGGGTGCTGACCGCCCGGCACCGCACCGCCGACTGGCAGTACTTCATCGACGGCAACCTGGTCGCCGAGATCGACGAGGGCAACGCCCAGCCGGACGCGACCGTGTCGCACACCATCGACCTGAGCAACTTCCCGGGTCGGCAGCGGCTGCTCGCGGTCTGGAACATCGGCGACACCCCGATGGCCTTCTACAACTGCGTCGACCTGATCGTCGGCGGCGGCGGTGCCGCGCCCGCCCCGCGCCCGACCACGGCCGCACCCACCGCCGCACCGACCACGGCCGCGCCCACCAGCGCGCCGACCCGGCCGGGCACCGCGCCGACCACCGCCGCACCGACCAGCGCGGCCCCGCCGCCGGCAGTCGGGGGAGACGCCTGGGCGGCCGGCGTCAGCTACCGCACCGGGGACGTGGTGACGTTCGAGGGCAGGCGGTACGAGTGCCGGCAGGGCCACACCGCGATCAACAGCTGGGAGCCCTCGATCTACACCCTCGCGCTGTGGCTCCCGCTGTGA
- a CDS encoding DNA mismatch repair protein MutL: MRSSWWAPIAGWCVATASSIVLASMAILPVLREPVAEDRTLSRLPAAQTPGPPTPLPSSAAVPTGTTSPTPRTSPDQTESTTPQAVQSRRPTTRPSRTTAPTVTTEDGWTVTVGDDGVRSYVRSFRVEGGQAVVRMTSVGVVELVTATPADGYAVQKVQNSPDNMAVYFNAPGRSFIIHAIWWDDRPFVQVSKVGS, encoded by the coding sequence GTGCGATCTTCCTGGTGGGCGCCGATCGCGGGGTGGTGCGTCGCCACCGCGTCGAGCATCGTGCTCGCGTCGATGGCGATCCTGCCCGTGTTGCGGGAGCCGGTCGCGGAGGACCGGACGCTGAGCCGTCTACCCGCGGCCCAGACACCCGGCCCGCCGACGCCACTGCCATCGTCGGCGGCCGTGCCGACCGGTACGACGTCGCCGACACCCCGCACGAGCCCCGACCAGACGGAGAGCACCACGCCGCAAGCGGTGCAGAGCCGCCGCCCGACGACGAGACCGAGCCGGACCACCGCACCGACCGTGACCACCGAGGACGGTTGGACGGTGACGGTGGGCGACGACGGCGTCCGCAGCTACGTCCGCTCGTTCCGCGTGGAGGGCGGCCAGGCGGTCGTCCGGATGACCTCGGTGGGCGTGGTCGAGCTGGTCACGGCGACCCCGGCGGACGGGTACGCGGTGCAGAAGGTGCAGAACTCGCCGGACAACATGGCGGTCTACTTCAATGCGCCGGGCCGCAGCTTCATCATCCACGCGATCTGGTGGGACGACCGCCCGTTCGTGCAGGTCAGCAAGGTCGGCTCGTAG
- a CDS encoding glycoside hydrolase family 3 protein → MGLDPGLRRLALGTLLAAYPGPVPPDWAVELVADGLAGHTLFGTNIHRPEQVAAATAALRGGRSDVLVAIDEEGGDVTRLAHATGSPYPGNAALGAIGDVALTRRVYHAIGTELAALGITVNLAPTVDVNSTDDNPVIGTRSFGADPVQVAAHSAAATTGLQAAGVAACAKHFPGHGATIADSHHELPTVDVPPELLRQRDLPPFAAVIAAGTKAVMTAHIRVPALTGDGPATFSRAVLTDLLRDRYGFDGVVVTDALEMRGATLAAGGVAPGAVRALAAGADLLCIGAKVDADLVETVVAEIVAALADGRLDRARVEQAAGRVAALAAWTRTDRPDATAPDGLGYAAARRAVRVEGILAGLEGPLVVQLHAHSTIAEGRVPWGLGPHLDGTEEIRVVATEADPEALRRRAGTRPIVLVGRHLHRLPGGPELAAALAATHPVAVVEMGWPAAWRPAGVRAFVTTFGASHANGQAAAEALGLTAHPGFTR, encoded by the coding sequence GTGGGGCTCGATCCAGGACTCCGCCGGCTCGCGCTGGGCACCCTGCTGGCCGCGTACCCGGGGCCGGTCCCGCCCGACTGGGCGGTCGAACTGGTCGCCGACGGGCTGGCCGGACACACCCTGTTCGGCACCAACATCCACCGACCCGAGCAGGTGGCCGCCGCCACGGCCGCGTTGCGGGGCGGACGGTCCGACGTGCTGGTCGCCATCGACGAGGAGGGCGGCGACGTCACCCGGCTGGCGCACGCCACCGGCAGCCCGTACCCGGGCAACGCGGCGCTCGGCGCGATCGGCGACGTGGCTCTCACCCGCCGGGTCTACCACGCCATCGGCACGGAGCTGGCCGCCCTGGGCATCACCGTCAACCTGGCACCCACCGTCGACGTCAACAGCACCGACGACAACCCGGTCATCGGCACCCGCTCGTTCGGGGCCGACCCGGTCCAGGTGGCCGCCCACTCCGCGGCCGCGACCACCGGACTCCAGGCCGCCGGGGTGGCCGCCTGCGCCAAGCACTTCCCCGGCCACGGCGCGACGATCGCCGACTCCCATCACGAGCTGCCCACCGTGGACGTGCCGCCCGAGCTCCTCCGCCAGCGCGACCTGCCCCCGTTCGCCGCGGTGATAGCGGCGGGAACGAAGGCGGTGATGACCGCACACATCCGGGTCCCCGCACTGACCGGCGACGGACCGGCCACCTTCAGCCGCGCCGTCCTGACGGACCTGCTGCGCGACCGGTACGGCTTCGACGGCGTCGTGGTCACCGACGCGTTGGAGATGCGGGGCGCCACCCTCGCCGCCGGCGGCGTCGCACCGGGCGCGGTGCGGGCCCTGGCCGCCGGAGCCGACCTGCTCTGCATCGGCGCCAAGGTCGACGCGGACCTGGTCGAGACCGTCGTCGCCGAGATCGTCGCCGCGCTGGCTGACGGCCGGCTCGACCGCGCCCGGGTGGAGCAGGCGGCCGGTCGCGTCGCGGCCCTCGCCGCCTGGACCCGGACCGACCGCCCCGACGCCACCGCGCCCGACGGCCTGGGGTACGCCGCCGCACGCCGGGCGGTACGGGTGGAGGGAATCCTGGCCGGGCTGGAGGGACCGCTGGTGGTGCAGTTGCACGCCCATTCGACCATCGCCGAGGGACGGGTGCCGTGGGGTCTCGGCCCGCACCTCGACGGCACCGAGGAGATCCGCGTGGTGGCCACCGAAGCCGACCCGGAGGCGCTGCGCCGCCGCGCCGGCACCCGGCCGATCGTGCTGGTCGGCCGCCACCTGCACCGCCTGCCCGGCGGCCCGGAACTGGCCGCCGCGCTGGCGGCCACGCATCCGGTGGCGGTGGTCGAGATGGGGTGGCCGGCCGCCTGGCGTCCGGCCGGCGTACGGGCCTTCGTCACCACCTTCGGTGCGAGCCACGCCAACGGCCAGGCCGCCGCCGAGGCGTTGGGCCTGACCGCGCACCCGGGATTCACACGCTGA
- a CDS encoding DUF72 domain-containing protein codes for MWAHKAWQGRLLAHPLPTQERLRHYAGWCDAVEGNTTFYATPTRDTVATWVQQTGTDFRFVAKLPKVVTHERRLSEVTEPMRVFLDAIAPLGPRAHALWVQLPGSFGPDDVPTLARFLRRLPATYRAAVEVRHPAFFTETRATRLLETVLGEADAEWVSFDTTAFFAAPPTSDAERDAWTKKPRMPLRTHALTDRPIVRYLGRDDADRTVEGWQHWVDITVDWLREGRSPTMFVHTPDNVDAPVLARRFHDEVRARVPDLAPLPEPIPLEPTTLF; via the coding sequence ATGTGGGCGCACAAGGCATGGCAGGGTCGACTGCTGGCCCATCCGCTGCCGACGCAGGAACGGCTGCGGCACTACGCCGGGTGGTGCGACGCGGTCGAGGGCAACACGACGTTCTACGCCACGCCGACCCGGGACACCGTGGCCACCTGGGTGCAGCAGACCGGCACCGACTTCCGGTTCGTGGCCAAGCTGCCGAAGGTGGTGACCCACGAACGCCGACTCAGCGAGGTCACCGAGCCGATGCGGGTGTTCCTGGACGCGATCGCGCCGCTCGGCCCGCGCGCCCACGCCCTCTGGGTCCAGCTTCCCGGTTCGTTCGGCCCGGACGACGTACCCACGCTGGCCCGCTTCCTGCGCCGGCTGCCCGCCACCTACCGGGCGGCGGTGGAGGTCCGCCATCCCGCCTTCTTCACCGAGACACGTGCGACGCGGCTGCTGGAGACCGTGCTCGGTGAGGCGGACGCCGAATGGGTCTCCTTCGACACCACCGCCTTCTTCGCCGCACCGCCGACCAGCGACGCCGAACGCGACGCCTGGACCAAGAAGCCACGGATGCCGCTACGCACCCACGCGCTGACCGACCGGCCCATCGTGCGGTACCTCGGCCGTGACGACGCCGACCGGACGGTCGAGGGCTGGCAGCACTGGGTCGACATCACCGTCGACTGGCTGCGCGAGGGCCGCTCCCCCACCATGTTCGTGCACACCCCCGACAACGTCGACGCGCCCGTCCTCGCCCGCCGCTTCCACGACGAGGTCCGCGCCCGCGTACCCGACCTGGCGCCTCTGCCCGAGCCGATCCCGCTGGAGCCCACCACCCTGTTCTGA
- a CDS encoding ABC transporter permease subunit → MNLFRAEAERLAARRFVQLMVALLALAFVVTAGTTIAGSHQPSPAELAAAQKQAADDRRSLELEHDWCLARQRGEHPRDNDDYLPSDCSEVDPALRDRLPVAADYLSGVFTFTRQAEPLLYFLVAFLVLFGFLVGASAIGADLNSGGVVNLLLWRPRRMTVLGTKLGTLLGAVLALSLLASAAYLVTFWVIAQLAGHPGPTNPAFWGELGAIWGRGLVLVLLATAIGFAVATMGRHTSAALGAVAAYLVVWELGGRIVLEIVEVARPDQLMLTSYIWAWLTGKVELWDDSACTDLLSSYCDGLYVLTWRPALAVLLSLTAGLTVAAFALFRRRDLT, encoded by the coding sequence GTGAACCTGTTCCGTGCCGAGGCGGAGCGGCTGGCGGCCCGCCGTTTCGTGCAGCTCATGGTGGCGTTGCTGGCGCTGGCCTTCGTGGTCACCGCAGGAACCACGATCGCCGGTTCGCACCAACCCAGCCCGGCCGAGTTGGCCGCGGCCCAGAAACAGGCCGCCGACGACCGGCGCAGCCTGGAGCTGGAGCACGACTGGTGCCTGGCCCGGCAGCGGGGCGAGCACCCCCGGGACAACGACGACTACCTGCCGTCCGACTGCAGCGAGGTCGATCCGGCCCTGCGGGACCGGTTGCCGGTGGCCGCCGACTACCTCAGCGGCGTGTTCACCTTCACCCGGCAGGCCGAGCCGCTGCTGTACTTCCTGGTGGCGTTCCTGGTGCTGTTCGGATTCCTGGTCGGGGCCTCGGCGATCGGCGCGGATCTGAACTCCGGCGGGGTGGTGAACCTGCTGCTGTGGCGACCGCGCCGGATGACGGTGCTGGGCACCAAGCTCGGCACGCTTCTCGGGGCGGTGCTGGCCCTGTCCCTGCTCGCCTCGGCGGCTTACCTGGTCACCTTCTGGGTGATCGCCCAGCTGGCCGGACATCCGGGCCCGACGAACCCGGCGTTCTGGGGCGAGTTGGGCGCGATCTGGGGTCGTGGCCTGGTGCTGGTGCTGCTGGCCACGGCGATCGGCTTCGCCGTCGCCACGATGGGCCGGCACACCTCGGCTGCCCTCGGCGCGGTGGCCGCGTACCTGGTGGTGTGGGAACTGGGCGGCCGGATCGTGCTGGAGATCGTGGAGGTGGCCCGGCCGGACCAGCTCATGCTGACCAGCTACATCTGGGCGTGGCTCACCGGGAAGGTCGAGCTCTGGGACGACAGCGCCTGCACCGACCTGCTCTCCAGCTACTGCGACGGCCTCTACGTCCTGACCTGGCGACCGGCCCTGGCCGTGCTGCTGTCGCTCACCGCCGGGCTCACCGTGGCGGCCTTCGCGCTGTTCCGGCGCCGCGACCTGACCTGA
- a CDS encoding glycoside hydrolase family 16 protein, giving the protein MSTISHRLRRTAAVLAAAVVASLLVVPVTAAPAAAAIGGLTWQDEFNALPGTPVDQSKWRFDIGGHGWGNNERQYYTNSTSNAVHDGQGNLVITARRENPANYQCHYGRCEYTSARLLTAATFSQAYGRFEARIKIPRGQGIWPAFWMLGNDFGNVGWPASGEIDIMENIGREPNTVHGTIHGPGYSGGGGITGSRVIGQPLADAFHTYRVDWEPNSIRWYLDGQEFFRVDPSRLGGNRWVFDHPFFMILNVAVGGNWPGHPDASTRFPQQMLVDYVRVYAYVPDGNTGTTRIRGQQSGRCIDIPSANPYDGAPLQIWDCNTTAAQAWTFAADGTVRAMGKCMDPAWAGTANGTEVNLVACNGNPAQRFTLSPAGDLVNLSANRCVDVRENNPNNGGRLQLWDCAGTANQKWSRA; this is encoded by the coding sequence GTGTCCACCATCTCCCACAGGCTCCGACGGACAGCCGCCGTCCTCGCCGCAGCCGTCGTCGCCAGCCTGCTCGTCGTACCCGTGACCGCCGCGCCGGCCGCCGCCGCCATCGGCGGGCTCACCTGGCAGGACGAGTTCAACGCCCTGCCCGGCACGCCGGTCGACCAGTCCAAGTGGCGCTTCGACATCGGCGGCCACGGCTGGGGCAACAACGAGCGGCAGTACTACACCAACAGCACCAGCAACGCGGTGCACGACGGGCAGGGCAACCTGGTCATCACCGCGCGCCGGGAGAACCCGGCCAACTACCAGTGCCACTACGGCCGGTGCGAGTACACCTCGGCCCGACTGCTCACCGCCGCCACCTTCAGCCAGGCGTACGGCCGGTTCGAGGCCCGCATCAAGATTCCTCGCGGTCAGGGGATCTGGCCGGCCTTCTGGATGCTCGGCAACGACTTCGGCAACGTCGGCTGGCCGGCCTCCGGCGAGATCGACATCATGGAGAACATCGGCCGCGAGCCGAACACCGTGCACGGCACCATCCACGGGCCGGGCTACTCCGGCGGCGGCGGGATCACCGGCAGCCGCGTCATCGGGCAGCCGCTGGCCGACGCCTTCCACACCTACCGGGTCGACTGGGAACCGAACAGCATCCGCTGGTACCTCGACGGCCAGGAGTTCTTCCGCGTCGACCCGAGCCGGCTCGGCGGTAACCGCTGGGTGTTCGACCACCCGTTCTTCATGATCCTGAACGTCGCGGTCGGCGGCAACTGGCCCGGCCACCCGGACGCGAGCACCCGGTTCCCGCAGCAGATGCTGGTCGACTACGTACGGGTCTACGCGTACGTCCCGGACGGCAACACCGGCACCACCCGGATCCGGGGCCAGCAGAGTGGACGGTGCATCGACATCCCCAGCGCCAACCCGTACGACGGGGCGCCGTTGCAGATCTGGGACTGCAACACCACCGCCGCCCAGGCGTGGACCTTCGCCGCCGACGGCACCGTACGCGCCATGGGCAAGTGCATGGACCCGGCCTGGGCCGGCACCGCCAACGGCACCGAGGTCAACCTGGTCGCCTGCAACGGCAACCCGGCCCAGCGGTTCACCCTCAGCCCCGCCGGTGACCTGGTGAACCTCAGCGCGAACCGGTGTGTCGACGTCCGGGAGAACAACCCGAACAACGGCGGCCGGCTGCAACTCTGGGACTGCGCCGGCACCGCCAACCAGAAGTGGTCCCGCGCCTGA
- a CDS encoding sensor histidine kinase, producing MRWALNRLAIAITSMVALAFLVPLAIATGQIARDRAVSEARQQATALVTVLGMDADPMLLTNAVASTTAGSAGRLAVHLPDSVPIGSTHVTGAQVRSAAQDRRSVLAPADDGVAYLQPTVLADGRTVIVEVYVPEAELRRGVGTAWFVLGGLAIVLVAGSTLLADRLGGRLVRATRDLSTSARRLGGGDLTARAEPNGPRELQDAARSFNAMADDLRLLMNRERELAADLSHRLRTPLTALRLDAEAMPPGPIGERMRQACDLLDEELDSIIRGVRRGTDGRDGQSADLVEVLADRLAFWSVLAEDQERPWEVTGGDVPVILPMPRSELILVVDAMLGNVFSHTPDGAAFRVSVSPDGLLVDDAGPGIADPTRAVQRGVSAAGSTGLGLDIVRRAAETSGGHLVVTRSPLGGARVGILLRPVDHAPERLGSSPGFHDPFRSR from the coding sequence ATGAGATGGGCGCTGAACCGGCTGGCCATCGCCATCACCTCGATGGTGGCACTGGCCTTCCTGGTGCCGCTGGCCATCGCGACCGGGCAGATCGCCCGGGACCGGGCGGTCAGCGAGGCCCGACAGCAGGCCACCGCGCTGGTCACCGTGCTGGGCATGGACGCCGACCCGATGCTGCTCACCAACGCGGTGGCCAGCACCACGGCGGGCAGCGCCGGGAGGCTCGCCGTGCACCTGCCGGACAGCGTGCCGATCGGCAGCACCCACGTCACCGGCGCGCAGGTGCGCAGCGCCGCCCAGGACCGCCGCTCGGTGCTGGCCCCGGCCGACGACGGCGTCGCGTACCTCCAGCCCACCGTGCTCGCCGACGGCCGCACTGTGATCGTCGAGGTGTACGTGCCGGAGGCCGAACTGCGCCGTGGCGTCGGTACCGCCTGGTTCGTCCTCGGTGGATTGGCGATCGTCCTGGTCGCCGGCTCGACGTTGCTCGCCGACCGGCTCGGTGGCCGGCTGGTGCGCGCCACCCGGGACCTGTCCACGTCGGCGCGGCGGCTCGGCGGCGGCGACCTGACCGCCCGGGCGGAGCCGAACGGCCCGCGTGAACTCCAGGATGCGGCCCGCTCGTTCAACGCGATGGCCGACGACCTGCGGCTGCTGATGAACCGGGAACGCGAGCTGGCCGCCGACCTCTCCCACCGGTTGCGTACGCCGCTGACCGCGCTCCGCCTCGACGCCGAGGCGATGCCGCCGGGCCCGATCGGCGAGCGCATGCGGCAGGCCTGCGACCTGCTCGACGAGGAACTGGACTCGATCATCCGTGGGGTCCGGCGCGGCACCGACGGGCGGGACGGGCAGAGCGCCGACCTGGTGGAGGTGCTGGCCGACCGGTTGGCGTTCTGGTCGGTGCTGGCCGAGGACCAGGAGCGCCCGTGGGAGGTGACCGGCGGCGACGTGCCGGTGATCCTGCCGATGCCGCGCAGCGAACTGATCCTGGTGGTGGACGCGATGCTCGGCAACGTCTTCTCGCACACTCCGGACGGCGCCGCCTTCCGGGTCAGTGTCTCGCCGGACGGGTTGTTGGTGGACGACGCCGGCCCCGGCATCGCCGACCCGACCCGGGCGGTGCAGCGGGGCGTGAGCGCCGCCGGGTCGACCGGCCTCGGTCTGGACATCGTGCGGCGGGCCGCCGAGACGTCCGGTGGTCACCTGGTGGTCACCCGCAGTCCGCTCGGCGGCGCCCGGGTCGGGATCCTGCTCAGGCCGGTAGACCACGCTCCGGAGCGGCTCGGAAGCAGCCCGGGCTTTCATGATCCTTTCCGGAGCCGTTAA
- a CDS encoding response regulator transcription factor produces the protein MAMILLVEDDRNIAAALTRALTDAGHVVRPAGHAAEALRVVTTERPNLVILDLGLPDIDGADALRMIRSVSDVPVIVATARRSETDIISLLGGGADDYVTKPFSGGHILARIDAVLRRARPTANETPPCISVGELTIRPRQRLAELRGQPLQLTRREFDVLAYLAERVGQVVSRRELMNEVWHQAKIGEEQTIDVHISWLRRKLGETAARPRFLRTVRGVGVMMVEPR, from the coding sequence ATGGCGATGATCCTGTTGGTCGAGGACGACCGCAACATCGCGGCCGCCCTCACCCGTGCGCTGACCGACGCCGGTCACGTGGTACGGCCTGCGGGGCACGCCGCCGAGGCGTTGCGCGTCGTCACCACCGAGCGACCCAACCTGGTCATCCTCGATCTCGGCCTGCCCGACATCGACGGTGCCGACGCGCTGCGGATGATCCGTTCGGTCTCCGACGTACCGGTGATCGTGGCGACCGCCCGCCGCTCCGAGACCGACATCATCAGTCTGCTCGGCGGCGGTGCCGACGACTACGTGACCAAGCCGTTCTCCGGTGGACACATCCTGGCCCGCATCGACGCGGTGCTCCGCCGCGCCCGGCCCACCGCGAACGAGACCCCACCGTGCATCAGCGTGGGCGAGCTGACCATCCGGCCCCGGCAGCGCCTGGCCGAACTGCGCGGGCAACCGCTGCAACTGACCCGGCGCGAGTTCGACGTGCTGGCGTACCTGGCCGAGCGGGTCGGTCAGGTGGTCAGCCGTCGGGAGCTGATGAACGAGGTCTGGCACCAGGCAAAGATCGGTGAGGAACAGACCATCGACGTGCACATCTCCTGGCTGCGGCGCAAGCTCGGGGAGACGGCCGCCCGGCCGCGCTTCCTGCGTACCGTGCGCGGGGTCGGCGTGATGATGGTCGAACCGCGATGA
- a CDS encoding Clp protease N-terminal domain-containing protein, with amino-acid sequence MTNPVPMNTPVRLDDLIQAIKQAHTDALDQLTDAVMVADHIGEVADHLIGHFVDQARRSGASWTDIGRSMGVSKQAAQKRFVSKGDAGPIDPQQGFNRFTPRARNVVMASQNEARAAGNAEIGPVHLVLGLLAEPDGLAVKALAAGGISAEALREAATAALPPSVDKVPDLVPYDAAGKKALELTFREALRLGHNYIGTEHILLALLEQEDGEGVLTGLGVDKAAAEANIAAALAKIRVFE; translated from the coding sequence ATGACGAATCCGGTCCCGATGAACACTCCCGTCCGGCTCGACGACCTGATCCAAGCCATCAAGCAGGCCCACACCGACGCACTCGACCAGCTCACCGACGCGGTGATGGTCGCCGACCACATCGGCGAGGTCGCCGACCATCTCATCGGTCACTTCGTGGACCAGGCCCGCCGCTCCGGCGCCTCCTGGACCGACATCGGTCGCAGCATGGGGGTGAGCAAGCAGGCTGCGCAGAAGCGCTTCGTGTCCAAGGGGGACGCCGGGCCGATCGACCCGCAGCAGGGGTTCAACCGATTCACCCCACGGGCCCGCAACGTCGTGATGGCCTCGCAGAACGAGGCCCGTGCCGCCGGCAACGCCGAGATCGGGCCGGTGCATTTGGTGCTCGGCCTGCTCGCCGAGCCGGACGGGCTGGCCGTGAAGGCGCTGGCCGCCGGCGGGATCTCGGCCGAGGCGCTACGCGAGGCGGCCACCGCCGCACTGCCGCCGTCCGTGGACAAGGTTCCGGACCTGGTCCCGTACGACGCGGCCGGCAAGAAGGCGCTGGAGTTGACCTTCCGTGAGGCGCTCCGGCTGGGCCACAACTACATCGGTACGGAGCACATCCTGCTGGCGCTGTTGGAGCAGGAGGACGGTGAGGGCGTGCTGACCGGTCTCGGCGTCGACAAGGCCGCCGCGGAGGCGAACATCGCGGCGGCCCTGGCCAAGATCCGGGTGTTCGAGTAG
- a CDS encoding ROK family transcriptional regulator → MSATRLPGTPRLLRALNDRAALELLLEQGPLTRARIGELTGLSKVTASQLVERLEERGLVARVGEQAGGRGPNAQLYAVRPGSAHVVGVDVGPERVVAACADITGAVIGRVEQSTRDTDDPVGVVHNAVVQVAGSAGAQLSSVRRIVLGTPGLVDPGTGDITFAFNLPRWHRGLLAALRDDLDTPVVFENDVNLAAVAEAQSGAAQGLSDFVLVWVGAGVGLAIMLGGRLHHGSSGAAGEIGYLPVPGAPIPRDVSRRAKPAFQQVAGADAIRALAREHGYPDTGAADAVRAAIADGTAGGPMLDEVARRLALGVASTCVVLDPPLVVLAGEVGQAGGAALAERVQHEVAAITLVRPRVVPTGLTEEPILHGALRTALDAVRDEVFGSTVG, encoded by the coding sequence ATGAGTGCGACCCGGCTGCCCGGCACCCCACGTCTGTTGCGCGCCCTCAACGACCGCGCGGCGCTGGAACTGCTGCTGGAACAGGGGCCGCTGACCCGGGCTCGGATCGGCGAGCTGACCGGCCTGTCCAAGGTCACCGCCTCCCAACTGGTGGAGCGGTTGGAGGAGCGTGGCCTGGTCGCCCGAGTGGGTGAGCAGGCCGGCGGGCGGGGGCCGAACGCCCAGCTCTATGCGGTGCGACCGGGCAGCGCGCACGTGGTCGGCGTCGACGTCGGCCCCGAGCGGGTGGTGGCCGCCTGCGCCGACATCACCGGCGCGGTGATCGGCCGGGTCGAGCAGTCCACCCGGGACACCGACGACCCGGTCGGCGTGGTGCACAACGCGGTGGTGCAGGTGGCGGGCAGCGCCGGTGCGCAGCTGTCGAGCGTACGGCGGATCGTGCTCGGCACCCCCGGCCTGGTCGACCCGGGCACCGGCGACATCACCTTCGCGTTCAACCTGCCCCGCTGGCACCGGGGTCTGCTCGCCGCGCTCCGCGATGACCTGGACACTCCGGTCGTCTTCGAGAACGACGTGAACCTGGCCGCGGTCGCCGAGGCGCAGTCCGGCGCGGCCCAGGGCCTGTCGGACTTCGTGCTGGTCTGGGTCGGTGCCGGCGTCGGTCTGGCGATCATGCTGGGCGGTCGGCTGCACCACGGCAGCAGCGGCGCGGCCGGGGAGATCGGCTATCTGCCGGTGCCCGGCGCGCCCATCCCGCGCGACGTCTCCCGGCGGGCCAAACCGGCGTTCCAGCAGGTGGCCGGTGCCGACGCGATTCGCGCGCTGGCCCGCGAGCACGGCTATCCGGACACCGGTGCGGCCGACGCGGTACGCGCCGCGATCGCCGACGGCACCGCCGGAGGGCCGATGCTCGACGAGGTGGCCCGCCGGCTGGCCCTGGGCGTGGCGAGCACCTGCGTGGTGCTGGACCCGCCGCTGGTGGTGCTCGCCGGCGAGGTGGGTCAGGCCGGCGGGGCGGCGCTGGCCGAGCGGGTGCAGCACGAGGTGGCCGCCATCACGCTGGTACGCCCTCGGGTGGTGCCCACCGGGCTGACCGAGGAGCCGATCCTGCACGGGGCGTTGCGTACCGCGCTGGACGCCGTCCGGGACGAGGTCTTCGGCTCCACGGTCGGCTGA
- a CDS encoding DNA repair protein has protein sequence MPIQPNDRYGQDTRRIWGDAGRFPGQPSYRGHRADLGTLSWHDLNALPAGFSSRRHLNTH, from the coding sequence ATGCCGATTCAGCCCAATGACCGCTACGGGCAGGACACCCGACGGATATGGGGTGACGCGGGACGCTTCCCGGGCCAGCCCTCGTACCGCGGTCACCGCGCCGACCTCGGCACACTCTCCTGGCACGACCTGAACGCGCTGCCGGCGGGCTTCTCCTCCCGCCGCCACCTCAACACCCACTGA